The genomic segment CGATCAAACAGTGCCCGGCGGTGACCATCGAGGTTGCCGGCTACACCGATGGCGCTGGCAAGAAATCCGCCAACGTCGCGCTGTCGAAGCGCCGCGCCGAAGCGGTGGTGGCGAGCCTGACCAAGGTCGGGATCGGCTCGGTCAAGCTGGTGGCGGAGGGCTACGGTTCGGCCAAGCCGATCGCCGCCAACGACACCGCCGAAGGCCGCGCGCAGAACCGGCGGATCGAATTCGTGGTGAAGTAACTCCCCCTCCAAGGTGCTTCACCCGACGGAAAAGCCCGCCGCGAGGCGGGCTTTTCTGTGCGTGGATTCTTGGTCGAGTCATTCCGGGTTCGCGCCTGGCGGCGCGCCCCGGAATGACGTGCTGGTGTTTAACCGATCGTCGTCGTGGAGCTGACCGAGTTTACACCGGATCCCAGTTGAAGATGTCGGCGGAGCGGTCGAGCTTGTAGAACGAGCCCTTCAGCGCCGGCATGCCGTGCTCGGCGAGGCTTTCGCAGGTCCAACCGCCGTCGCGATGCACCGAGCGGATCGGGCGCGACTGGCCCATCAGGAAGATCTCGTTCATCCGCACCGCGAATATCTGGCCGCTGACGTCCTTGGCGGCGTCGCCGAGCAGATACACCGACAGCGGCGCGATCTTCTCCGGGCCCATCTGCTGCATCCGCGCAACGCGGGCCTTCTCGGCTTCGGTCTCGGTCGGGATGGTGCCGATCAGGCGGCTCCAGGCGAACGGCGACACGCAGTTGGAGCGGACGTTGAAGCGCTGCATGTCGAGCGCGATCGACTTCGACAGGCCGACAATGCCGAGCTTGGCGGCCGCATAGTTGGCCTGGCCGAAATTGCCGATCAGGCCTGAGGTCGAGGTGAAGTGCACGAACGAGCCGCTCTCCTGCTCGCGGAACAGCCGCGCCGCGGCGTGGCTCACGTAGAATGTGCCCATCAGGTGCACCTTGATCACCTGCTCGAACGCGTCGATGCTCATGCGGTGGAAGATCGCGTCGCGCAGGATGCCGGCGTTGTTCACGACGCCGTCGAGCTTGCCATAGGTGTCGACTGCCTGCTTGACGATCTTGCTGGCAGGAATTGCCTCGGCGACGCTCTCGAAATTCGCGACCGCGATGCCGCCTTCCTTCTTGATCTCCTCGACGACCTGCTCGGCCGGGGCGGCGTCGGTACCCGAGCCGTCGGAAGCGACGCCCGGATCGTTGACGACCACCTTGGCGCCTTCGCGCGCCGCGAGCAGTGCGATCTCGCGGCCGATGCCGCGCCCCGCGCCGGTGACGATGATGACTTTGCCGTCCAGTGCCTTGGCCATGTGATGTCCTTTTTGTTTGTTGTTGGTTGTGATCTACCAGTCATTCCGGGGCGCGCGGAGCGCGAACCCGGAATCTCGCGGTGTTCTGCTGAGCGAGACTCCGGGTTCGCGAGCTGGCGCTCGCGCCCCGGAATGACGCTCGTTGTTTTGCCGTCATGCGCGGACTTGACTCGCCTGGGGGCCGAAGCCCCTTCGGCGCGGCGTAGGCGCGCGCATCCATCTTTTCGAGGGATGGATCGCCGGGTCGAGCCCGGCGATGACGTGGTGTACTGCGGCTTGCGCCGAACTACTTCTCGTTGGTGAAGATGATCGTGCCGCTTGCTGCGAACATGCCGCCGACGCCGTGGCAGACCGAGATCTTCGCGTTCGGCACCTGTGCGGGCGCGATGCCCCGCATCTGCCGGACGCTTTCCTGCAACGCGTACATGCCATACATGCCCGAGTGCATGTAGGATAGGCCGCCGCCGTTGGTGTTGAGCGGCAGCTTGCCGCCGGGGCGGGTGTTGCCGTCGGCGATGAACTTTCCGGTTTCCTCATAGGGCATGAAGCCGAGGTCGCCGAGGCCGAACAGCGGCAGGTGCGCAAAGGCGTCGTAGATCATCAGATGATCGACGTCGCTGTGGCTGATACCCGCTTCGCGGAACGCGGTCGGGCCCGCCACCTTGAAGGCACGCGAGGAGTTGAACGTCTCCATCTGGCTGACCATCGGCGTTTCCACGCTCTCGCCGGTGCCGAGCACATAGACCGGTTTGTGCGGGAAGTCCTTGGCGCGATCGGCAGAGGTCATGATCAGCGCGCCGCCGCCGTCGGTGACGAGGCAGCACTGCAGCAGCCGGAACGGGTAGGCGATCATCCGCGAGTTCAGCACGTCGGCGACGGTGATCGGGTCCTTCATCATCGCGCGCGGATTCTTCGCGGCCCATTCGCGCTGCACCACGGCCACCGAGGCGATCTGCTCGTGGGTGATGCCGTGGGTCTTCATGAAGCGCAGCACCGGAATCGGAAACTGGCTCGGCGGCCCGTAGATGCCGTAGGGTGCTTCGAACTGGCCCTGCAGGCTGTCGGCGGGGATCGAGCGCGGCAGCTTGCCGATCATCGACTTGCCGCTCTCGGCGTGGGTGATCAGCACGGTCTTGCACAGCCCGGCCTCGATCGCCGCGGCGGCGTGGCGGACGTGCAGCATGAACGAGCAGCCGCCGACCGAGGTGCCGTCGACCCAGGTCGGGGTGATGCCGAGATAGTGGGCGATCTGCTGCGGCGTTTCCACAGCGGTGGCGATGCCGTCGATGTCCGAGAGCCTCAGCCCGGCGTCGGCGATCGCGTTGAGCGCGGCGTCAGCGTGGAGCTGGATCTGCGACATATCGGGGATGACGCCGAGCTTGGTGGTTTCGGCGGCGCCGACGATAGCAACCTGATTGCGACGCATGGTGCTTACCCCTTCGCCGGACGGAATTGCGGAAGGGTGAGGTTGTCGTCGATCTTCTGGAAGGTGACTTCCAGCTTCATATCGAGCTCGAGCGCCTCGGGCGTCTGCGGGCACTCCAGAATGTTGCTCATCATCCGCGGGCCCTCTTCGAGCTCGACCACCGCGATCGCGTAGGGCTCGGTGAAGCCGGCCGCCAACGGCCGATGATTGATCACGTAGGAATACAGGGTGCCCTTGCCGGAGGCCTTGAACACGCTGACCTCGCGCGAGCCGCATTTCGGGCAGAACGGGCGGGGTGGGAAGTACGCGTGGGCGCAGGAATCGCAGCGCTGAAGCCGCAGTTCGCCTTGCTTGGCGCCGTCCCAGTAGTGCTGGGTCTCCGGAGTGATCTTGGGACGTGCGCGTGCGGGTTCAGCCATGTCTTAGTTTTCTCCCTGAGCTGGCTCGTGGGCCCATCGGTTGTGCGGTCTTGATGCGATATCGGCCCGCCAGCGTCAACACGCGCAGGGCGCGGAGCCATGTGCAGGAATTGTATTCCGCAAAGCGGACAATCGCGGAGTGCGAGCGTTGCACTGAGCGCGGGGCCGGAGCGGCCGTGGCGGCGGATGGCAAACCGTCACTTTCCGCGCTACTGAATAAGCCGATGATGTTTCACGTGCGATCGAGGCGCGCCGCCGCGTGCGTGAAGATCGGCTTCCCATCGGAATGGACAGCATGACCCGACATCCCACACTCGCCGCTCTCGCGGCCGATCTCGAAGCCGGCCGCACCACCGCCCGCAAGCTGGTGGAAGACTGTCTGGCGCGGATCGCCGATCCGGCCGGCGAGGGCGCGCGCGCCTTCATCCACGTCGATCGCGACGCGGCACTGCAGGCGGCGGACGCGATGGACAAGCTCCGCGCCGCCAAGGCGGCGCCGTCGCCGTTCGCCGGCATTCCGATCTCGATCAAGGATCTGTTCGACATCAAGGGCCAGGTGACCCGCGCCGGCTCGCGCGCGCTCGACGACAATCCGCCCGCCGACAGCGATGCGCCCGCGGTGGCACGGCTGCGGCGCGCCGGGTTCGTGGTGATCGGCCGCACCAACATGACCGAGTTCGCGTATTCGGGAATCGGCATCAACCCGCATTACGGCACGCCGAAAGCCGCCTATCGCCGAAACGTCGGCTACGTGCCGGGCGGCTCGTCGTCAGGCGCCGCGGTCTCGGTCGCCGACGGCATGGCGCATGCCGGACTCGGCACCGACACTGGCGGCTCGTGCCGGATTCCTGCGGCGTTCAACGGCATCGTCGGCTACAAGCCATCGCAATATCGGGTGCCGCGCGACGGCGCGGTGCCGCTTTCGTTTTCGCTCGACAGCATTGGCCCGCTGGCGCGCAGCGTTGAATGCTGCGCCACGCTCGATGCGATTCTCGCCGACCAGCCGGTGGGACCGCTGATCGCGCGCCCGCTGAAGGGCATGCGGGTCGCGGTGCCGACCACGGTTGCGCTCGACGATCTCGATGCCGCCGTCACGGCCGCGTTCGAACGCGCGCTGAAGACGCTGGCGAGCCACGGCGCGATCATCGAGAAGATCGAAGTGCCGGAGTTCGCCGAGGTTGGTCCGCTTGGCGCCAAGGGCGGTTTTGCCGCTGCCGAGAGCTACGCCTGGCACCGCTACCTGATCGTGGCGCAGGGCGACGTCTACGATCCGCGGGTGCGCGAGCGCATCCTGCGTGGCGAGACCCAGAGCGCCGCCGACTACGTCGATCTGGTGAATGCGCGCAAATCGCTGATCGCGCGTGCCTCGGCGCGGCTTGCGCCGTACGATGCGGTGGCGGTGCCGACCACTGCGATCGCGGCGCCGACCATTGCGGAGCTGGCCGACGACAAGGCGTTCACCAAGGCCAATCTGCTGACGCTGCGGAATTGCACCCTGATCAACATGATCGACGGTTGCGCGATCTCGCTGCCGTGCCACCAGGACGGTGAGCCGCCGATCGGGCTGATGCTGGCGGGTGTCAACGGCACCGACCGCGAAATCTTCGAAGTTGCGGCCGGCATGGAGGCGGTGATCCGTGGTTGATCTCGCCTTCGCACTCGACGCCGCCGGCAGCCGCACCCAGCTGACGCTGCCGATCACCACTGCGGTGATCGCCGGCTGGACCGGGCGCGATCCGGTGGCGCGCGATCACCACATCGCTGAACTCGAAGCGATCGGCATCGCGCGGCCGGCGTCGACGCCGATCTATTACCGCGTCGCCGCGGCGCGGCTCGCCACCGCGCCGGCGATCGAAGTGTCGGGCGGGGATTCGTCGGGTGAGGTCGAGTTCGTGCTGATCGGGCATCAGGGCCGCATCCTGGTCGGCGTCGGCTCCGATCACACCGACCGCAAGGTCGAGGCCTATGGCGTCACGGTGTCGAAGCAGATGTGCGACAAGCCGGTGGCGCCGGAGCTGTGGGAGTTTGGCGACGTCGAGCCGCATTGGGACCGTATCATGCTGCGCTCGTTCGCGACCATCGGCGGGACGCGCGTGCTGTACCAGGAGGGCACGCTCGATGCGATGCTGCCGGCGCGCGAGCTGATCGCCCGCGGCTTTGGCGGCGGCGCCCTGCCGGACGGCACCGCGCTGTTCGGCGGCACCTTCGCCGCCAAGGGCGGCATCCGCCCCGCGTCGCGGTTCGAATTCGAGATCGACGATCCCGTGCTCGGCCGTATCATCCGCCATGGCTATGACGTGTTGGAGCTGCCAATTCTGGGGTGAACAAGGCGCAAGCGCGCCATCACCACCGCTCGTCATTCCGGGGCACGCGCGAAGCGCGTGAACCCGGAATGACGAGGTTGTGACGCAAGCTGACGCCGCAGAACAGCTCGGGGTTCCGGGTTCGCGCTCCGCGCGCCCCGGAACGACGGTGCTAGACGGCCATGAGCCGCTAACTCACTCCTTCGCCTTCACCACGCTGAACGTACCGTTGGCGCGGGCGCAGCGAGTACCGTCGGCGGTGACAAAGCACTGCGCGACGCACAGCTTGGCGCCAAGCTTGATCACCTCCGGCTCGATCTGCAGCCATTGGCCGATCTTGGCCGGACCGATGAAGTCGATGGCCAGTGACGACGTCAGCAGCCGCCCACCGCCGCCGAGCTTGAGGCCGCAGCTGTAGCCCATCGCGTTGTCGGCCAGCGCGGTGATCAGCCCGCCATGAGCGAGGCCACGCGAATTGGTGTGGCACTCGCGAATCCACAAGCCGAGCATCACCGCGTCCGCGGTGGTCTTGGCGTAGAGCGGCTCCCACGGCGCGGTGAGGGGGCTCGAACGGGCGTGGCGCACGAAACCGTCAGGAATGCCGTCGGTCGCGGCGGTGTGGTTCGGATCGGGATCGGTCGTCATGCGCGTCGTCGCTCGCCTCGCTGCACTGACAACCTTTAGACCGCACCGCAGCATCGCCGGCAACGCCGACAAAGTTTGAAGCGCGGTTTGAGACGGTGTTTGAAACGGCCAGCAGGGGGCGCTCTGATTGCACGGCTGCATTCGATATCCTGGCGTTCGTCATTCCGGGGCACGCGCGTCAGCGCGTGAGCCCGGAATCCATAACCACAGCCGTGATTAGAGCTTGTGGAGGTTCGATCGTCCCAGAACACAAGCGCAGGGCTTATGGATTCCGGGCTCGCGCTCCGCGCGCCCCGGAATGACAATGGCTAAGCCGCGAATGGCGACTCTGCGTCGTCTTAATACGGCAGGCCGACGTAGTTCTCCGCCAGCGAGGTGATCGCGGCCTTGGAGTTGACCAGGTAGTCGAGTTCGGCGGTCTGGATGCGCTGGGAGAAGGCGTCGCTGTCGGGGAAGCGGTGGAGCTGCGAGGTCATCCACCAGGAGAACCGCTCGGCCTTCCACACCCGGCGAAGCGCATTGGCTGAATAGGCATCGATGCCGGCCTTCGACTTCTCCGCGTAGTATTCGCGCATGGCGCGCGACAGGTAGTACACGTCGCTGGCGGCGAGGTTCAGGCCCTTGGCGCCAGTCGGCGGCACGATGTGGGCGGCGTCGCCGGCGAGGAACAGCCGGCCGAACCGCATAGGCTCGGCAACGAACGAGCGCAGCGGCGCGATGCTCTTTTCGATCGATGGGCCGGTGACCAGCTTTCCGGCGGTTTCCGGATCGAGCCGGCTCTTCAGCTCGTCCCAGAACCGGTCGTCGCTCCAGTCGGCGACGTCGTCGGTGAGCGGACACTGCACGTAATAGCGGCTGCGGTGCATCGAGCGCATCGAGCACAGCGCGAAGCCGCGATCATGGTTGACGTAGATCAGCTCCGGTGACACTGGCGGGGTGTCGGAGAGCAATCCGAGCCAGCCGAACGGATACACCCGCTCGAACGACTGCACCGCACTTGCCGGCATGCTCTGCCGGCTGATGCCGTGGAAGCCGTCGCAGCCGGCGATGAAATCGCACACGATCTCGCGCGTGGTGCCGTCCTTGACGTAGCGCACCTTGGGATGGGCGCCTTCGAAGTCGTGCAGGCTGACGTCGGCGGCGTCGTAGATCGTGGTGAGACCGGCGGCGCTACGCGCTTCCATCAGGTCGCGGGTGACCTCGGTCTGGCCATACACGGTGACGCTCTTGCCGCTGGTCGCGCCCCTCAGATCGATGTGGTGCCGCTGACCGGCGAACGCGATCTCGAAGCCGCCGTGCACCAGCGCTTCCTGGTGCAACCGGGTGGAGACGCCGGCTTCGTCGAGCAGGTCGACCATGCCCTGTTCGAGCACGCCGGCGCGAATCCGCGACAGCACGTAGTCCGGATCCTTGCGTTCCACGATGACGGCGTCGATGCCGTATTTGTGCAGCAGCTGGCCGAGCAGCAGTCCGGACGGACCCGCGCCGATGATGGCCACTTGTGTCCGCATGGTCGTTCCCCCGATGATGTCGTGGCCTCGTTACGGGACCGTCAACAAGCCGTCTAGCCGCCGTCCGGTGTCTAGCAGCTATTACGCGGCCGTCACTTGCAATGATGGTTATAACCTATAACAATGCGGCCCAAAGGCCGATTGAAGCCGACCAAGGGAGAGAGCTTGATGAGGAAGACTCTGCTCGCGCTGCTGCTTGCCGCCAGCGTGACGCCCGCGCTCGCGCAGGACAAGACCGTCAACTGGAAAGTCTCGCTGTGGGTGCCGCCGGCGCATCCGCTGGTGCCGGCGACCAAGGCGTGGGCCGAGGACATCCAGAAGGCTTCCGGCGGCAGCATCCGGATAACAGTTTTCCCCTCCGAGCAGCTCGGTAAGGCGTTCGACCATTACGACATGGCGCGCGACGGCATTGCCGATGTCACCTACGTCAATCCCGGCTATCAGCCCGGCCGCTTCCCGATCGTCTCCGCCGGCCAGCTTCCGTTCGTGTTCAAGGACGGCAAGAAGGGCACGCTGGCGCTGAACGAGTGGTACCACAAATACGCCCCGACCGAAATGAAGGACACCAAGCTGTGCTTCGCCTTCATCCATGATCCCGGCGCGCTGCACGGCAAGAAGAAGGTGCTGCTGCCGTCCGACATGAGCGGCCTGAAAGTGCGGCCGGCGCAATCGACCATCGGCGAAATGGTGAAGTTGTTCGGCGGTACCAATGTGCAGGCTTCGGCGCCGGAATCGCGCGACGCGCTGGAGCGCGGCGTTGCTGACGAGATCACCTTCCCCTGGGGCTCGGTGTTCCTGTTCGGCATCGACAAAGTGGTCAAGTATCACATGGACGTGCCGCTCTACACCACGGTGTTCACCTACAACATCGGGCTGAAGGCCTATAATGCGCTGTCGGACGCGCAGAAGAAGATCATCGACGATCACTGCACGCCGGAATGGGCCTCCAAGGTCACCGACCCTTGGACCGACTTCGAAGCCAATGGCCGCGTCAAGATGAAGGCGTTGCAGGACCACGAGGTCTATCCGCTGACCGATGCGCAGCTCGCCGAATGGAAGAAGGCGACCAAGCCGCTGCGCGACAGCTGGGCCGAGCAGGTCAAGAAATCCGGCGGCGATCCCGCCGCGGTCGAGGCCGATCTGCAAAATGCGCTGAAGAAGTACGACGCGGGGCTGTGAGCTTCTCCGCGGTCATTCCGGGATGCGCGCATCGCGCGCAGACCCGGAATCTTTGACCCAAGATCGAGATTCCGGGTTCGCTCGCTGCGCGAGCGCCCCGGAATGACTTTTCATCGTGACTGACTCAGTCGCAACGATCGAGCCCCGATGAGTTCTCCTCCCGACGACAAGCTCCGCGATCGGCTGCCTGGCGCCCTGACGACGCGGCGTTTCTCCAAGAACGGCATGGACCGTTTCATCGACGCGATCGAATGGATCGCGGCGTTCTTCGTCGGCATTGTCGCGCTGAACACGTTTCTCGCCGTGTTCATGCGCAAGTTCTTTTCGGTGACAATCCCAGATTACTACAATTTCGGCCAGTTCATGCTCGGCGTGCTGATCTTCTGGGGTATCGCGGCGACCTCGTATCGTGGCTCGCATATCACGGTCGATCTGGTGTGGGCGGCGGCGTCGCCGCGCTGGCAGCGGATCATCGACATCTTCGCCACCCTAGTGCTGCTGTTCGTCGTCAGCGTGCAGACCTACACGCTGTTCGACAAGGTGGTGACCACCAAGGCCGACCACATCGTCACCATGGATCTGCAGATCCCGATCTGGCCGTTCTATCTGGTGTCGTGGATCGGAGACGTCTCCGCGGTGCTGCTGATCGCGATTCGAACCTTCCGGCTGATCTTCCATCCGGAGCAGATGCGCGAAGTGCGCATGAAGCCGGTGGAGTAGGCCGCGATGCTGACCAACGAGACCGTGGCCGCCATCGGCTTCGTCAGCCTGTTCGTCCTGATGCTGCTGCGCGTGCCGGTCGGCATGGCGATGGGCCTCGTCGGCGTCACCGGCTTCGGCTATCTCACCGGCTTCGAGCCGGCGCTGAAGCTGGTCGGCCAGACCACGATGCGCACCGTCACCGACTATTCGTTCGGCGTGATCCCGATGTTTCTGCTGATGGGCGCGTTCGTGGCGGCCTCGGGCATCAGCCGCGAGCTGTTCCGCGCCGGCAACACCATCGTCGGCCATTGGAAGGGCGGGCTCGGCATCGCCACTATCGCGGCCTGCGGCGGCTTCGCGGCGATCTCCGGCTCGTCGGTCGCGACCGCGGCGACGTTTTCGGCGGTGGCCTATCCTGAGATGCGCCGGTTCGGCTATCCGCAATCGTTCTCCACCGGCGTGATCGCGGTTGGCGGCACGCTCGGCGCGATGCTGCCACCGTCAACCGTGCTGGCAGTGTACGGCATCATCACCCAGCAGGATATCGGCAAGCTGTTCATTGCCGGCATCCTGCCGGGCCTGCTGGCGATCGTGATGCACATGATCACGATCTGGATCATCGGCGTGGCGCGACCGGGCTTCCTGCCGGCCGGGCCGAAGAGTTCGTGGGGCGACCGCCTTGCCGCCTTCCGTGACGTGTGGTCGCCGCTGCTGCTGTTCCTGTTCGTGATCGGCGGGCTGTATGGCGGCTTCTTCATTCCGACCGAAGCCGGCGCCGTCGGCGCCGTCGGCGCGTTCCTGATCGGCATCCTGCGCGGCAAGCTCGACCGCGACGGCATCCTGCAGTCGCTGCTGCAGGCGACCCGCACTGCGGCCGCGGTGTTCACCGTGCTGATCGGCGCGCTGTGCTTCGGCTACTTCCTGACCATCACCCAGACGCCGCAATACGTCACCGAATTCCTCACCGGGCTCGGCATCGGTCCCTACGGCGTGCTGGCGCTGATCCTGCTGATGTATCTGGTGCTCGGCTGCCTGATGGACGCGATGGCGATGGTGATCCTCACTGTTCCGATCGTGTTTCCGGTCGTCACCGCGCTCGGCTTCGATCCGATCTGGTTCGGCATCATCATCGTGATGACGGTCGAACTCGGCCTGATCCATCCGCCGGTCGGCATGAATGTGTTCGTGATCAAGAGCGTGATCAAGGACGTCAGCATGTCCACGGTGTTCGCCGGTGTGCTGCCGTTCGTCGTCACCGATCTGATCCGGCTGGTGATCCTCATCGCATTTCCGATCATCGCGCTGTGGCTGCCGATGCGGATGATCGGGTAGGCGCGGGGGGACGTTCACAATCAACCTCCCGTCATTGCGAGGAGCGAAGCGACGAAGCAATCCAGTTGTCGACCCGCGATTCTGGATTGCTTCGCGGAGCCTGTGCCCGGACGGCGCGAAGCGCCGATCCGAGTGCTCGCAATGACGAATCTGGAAAGGCCGTGCAATGACCCCGACTCTCGAAACCAAATACGTCTTCACCATCACCGCGCGGATCGGTGATGTGACCTCGGCCGGCGAGATCGGCACCGGCGTGCGCCGGATTATTCCGATCCTCGGGGGCGAGGTGAAGGGCGAGGGGATCAGCGGCAAGGTGCTGCCGTTCGGTGCTGACTTCCAGATCATCCTGCCGAACGAACTGATCGAGCTGGAAGCCAAATACGCCTTCGAGACCGATGACGGCGCGGTGGTCTATGTCGAGAATATCGGCATTCGGTTTGGGCCGGTCGAACTCTTGCAGAAGCTTAAACGCGGAGAGCCGGTCGATCCGAAGCTGATCTATTTCCGAACCCGGCCGCGATTCGAGACCGGCCACCCGAACTATCAGTGGCTGATGCAGCATTTGTTCGTCGGCTCCGCCGCCCGCCACGCCGATCGCGTCGTGATCGACGTGCATCAGGTGTTGTGAAGCCATCGCCCAGGATAGCGATCCGACCTCTCCCCGCGTGCGGGGAGAAGTCGGATCGGCGCGAAGCGCTGATCCGGGTGAGGGGGCGCTTCCACGCGGCCGAGCCGTGGAGACTCGCGGAGAGCTGCCCCTCACCCCAACCCTCTCCCCGCAAGGGCGGGGCGAGGGAGCGGGCCGCGCAGGCGATGGACCAGCCCCGAAAGCCGGCTGAGCCGCATTTCGAGCGCCACCCCGATTGACGCCGGCCTCAACTGATTGTTATGGTCTATAACTATTCTGCACAGGACGTAATAAGTGCTCACAGGAAACGCTCAGGCCGCGACCATCGCGGACCCGTCGACGCTTGTCGTCGATACCGTCGGCCCGGTGCTGACGATCGGTCTCAATCGCCCCAAGAAACGCAACGCCCTCAATGACGGGCTGATGGCGGCGCTGAAGGATTGCCTCACCGACATTCCGGACCAGATCCGCGCGGTGGTGATCCACGGCATCGGCGATCACTTCTCGGCTGGCCTCGACCTCTCCGAGCTGCGCGAACGCGACGCCACCGAGGGGCTGGTGCATTCCCAGACCTGGCACCGGGTGTTTGACAAGATCCAGTACTGCCGCGTGCCGGTGATCGCGGCGCTGAAGGGCGCGGTGATCGGCGGCGGGCTCGAGCTTGCTTGCGCGGCGCATATCCGCGTCGCCGAAGCGTCGGCCTACTACGCGCTGCCGGAAGGCAGCCGCGGTATCTTCGTCGGCGGCGGCGGCTCGGTTCGGCTGCCGCGGCTGATCGGCGTGGCGCGGATGGCCGACATGATGCTGACAGGGCGCGTGTATTCGGCCGCCGAGGGCGTGGTGCACGGCTTCTCGCAATATCTGATCGAGAACGGCTCGGCCTATTACAAGGCGCTGGAGCTCGGCAATCGCGTCGCGCAGAATGCGCCGCTGACCAATTTCGCGGTGCTACAGGCGTTGCCGATGATCGCCGAGGCCAATCCGCAGACCGGCCTGTTGATGGAATCGCTGATGGCGACCGTGGCGCAGAGCGACCAGGAAGCCAAAACGCGGATACGCGCTTTTCTCGATCACAAGACAGCCAAGGTTCGGCCGAGCTGAACGGAGCCGTGATGGACGCCATGACCGATCCCATTGCAT from the Rhodopseudomonas palustris genome contains:
- a CDS encoding SDR family NAD(P)-dependent oxidoreductase; translation: MAKALDGKVIIVTGAGRGIGREIALLAAREGAKVVVNDPGVASDGSGTDAAPAEQVVEEIKKEGGIAVANFESVAEAIPASKIVKQAVDTYGKLDGVVNNAGILRDAIFHRMSIDAFEQVIKVHLMGTFYVSHAAARLFREQESGSFVHFTSTSGLIGNFGQANYAAAKLGIVGLSKSIALDMQRFNVRSNCVSPFAWSRLIGTIPTETEAEKARVARMQQMGPEKIAPLSVYLLGDAAKDVSGQIFAVRMNEIFLMGQSRPIRSVHRDGGWTCESLAEHGMPALKGSFYKLDRSADIFNWDPV
- a CDS encoding thiolase C-terminal domain-containing protein, which translates into the protein MRRNQVAIVGAAETTKLGVIPDMSQIQLHADAALNAIADAGLRLSDIDGIATAVETPQQIAHYLGITPTWVDGTSVGGCSFMLHVRHAAAAIEAGLCKTVLITHAESGKSMIGKLPRSIPADSLQGQFEAPYGIYGPPSQFPIPVLRFMKTHGITHEQIASVAVVQREWAAKNPRAMMKDPITVADVLNSRMIAYPFRLLQCCLVTDGGGALIMTSADRAKDFPHKPVYVLGTGESVETPMVSQMETFNSSRAFKVAGPTAFREAGISHSDVDHLMIYDAFAHLPLFGLGDLGFMPYEETGKFIADGNTRPGGKLPLNTNGGGLSYMHSGMYGMYALQESVRQMRGIAPAQVPNAKISVCHGVGGMFAASGTIIFTNEK
- a CDS encoding Zn-ribbon domain-containing OB-fold protein, whose protein sequence is MAEPARARPKITPETQHYWDGAKQGELRLQRCDSCAHAYFPPRPFCPKCGSREVSVFKASGKGTLYSYVINHRPLAAGFTEPYAIAVVELEEGPRMMSNILECPQTPEALELDMKLEVTFQKIDDNLTLPQFRPAKG
- a CDS encoding amidase, which codes for MTRHPTLAALAADLEAGRTTARKLVEDCLARIADPAGEGARAFIHVDRDAALQAADAMDKLRAAKAAPSPFAGIPISIKDLFDIKGQVTRAGSRALDDNPPADSDAPAVARLRRAGFVVIGRTNMTEFAYSGIGINPHYGTPKAAYRRNVGYVPGGSSSGAAVSVADGMAHAGLGTDTGGSCRIPAAFNGIVGYKPSQYRVPRDGAVPLSFSLDSIGPLARSVECCATLDAILADQPVGPLIARPLKGMRVAVPTTVALDDLDAAVTAAFERALKTLASHGAIIEKIEVPEFAEVGPLGAKGGFAAAESYAWHRYLIVAQGDVYDPRVRERILRGETQSAADYVDLVNARKSLIARASARLAPYDAVAVPTTAIAAPTIAELADDKAFTKANLLTLRNCTLINMIDGCAISLPCHQDGEPPIGLMLAGVNGTDREIFEVAAGMEAVIRG
- a CDS encoding DUF2848 domain-containing protein, whose amino-acid sequence is MVDLAFALDAAGSRTQLTLPITTAVIAGWTGRDPVARDHHIAELEAIGIARPASTPIYYRVAAARLATAPAIEVSGGDSSGEVEFVLIGHQGRILVGVGSDHTDRKVEAYGVTVSKQMCDKPVAPELWEFGDVEPHWDRIMLRSFATIGGTRVLYQEGTLDAMLPARELIARGFGGGALPDGTALFGGTFAAKGGIRPASRFEFEIDDPVLGRIIRHGYDVLELPILG
- a CDS encoding PaaI family thioesterase; amino-acid sequence: MTTDPDPNHTAATDGIPDGFVRHARSSPLTAPWEPLYAKTTADAVMLGLWIRECHTNSRGLAHGGLITALADNAMGYSCGLKLGGGGRLLTSSLAIDFIGPAKIGQWLQIEPEVIKLGAKLCVAQCFVTADGTRCARANGTFSVVKAKE
- the pobA gene encoding 4-hydroxybenzoate 3-monooxygenase gives rise to the protein MRTQVAIIGAGPSGLLLGQLLHKYGIDAVIVERKDPDYVLSRIRAGVLEQGMVDLLDEAGVSTRLHQEALVHGGFEIAFAGQRHHIDLRGATSGKSVTVYGQTEVTRDLMEARSAAGLTTIYDAADVSLHDFEGAHPKVRYVKDGTTREIVCDFIAGCDGFHGISRQSMPASAVQSFERVYPFGWLGLLSDTPPVSPELIYVNHDRGFALCSMRSMHRSRYYVQCPLTDDVADWSDDRFWDELKSRLDPETAGKLVTGPSIEKSIAPLRSFVAEPMRFGRLFLAGDAAHIVPPTGAKGLNLAASDVYYLSRAMREYYAEKSKAGIDAYSANALRRVWKAERFSWWMTSQLHRFPDSDAFSQRIQTAELDYLVNSKAAITSLAENYVGLPY
- a CDS encoding TRAP transporter substrate-binding protein, with translation MRKTLLALLLAASVTPALAQDKTVNWKVSLWVPPAHPLVPATKAWAEDIQKASGGSIRITVFPSEQLGKAFDHYDMARDGIADVTYVNPGYQPGRFPIVSAGQLPFVFKDGKKGTLALNEWYHKYAPTEMKDTKLCFAFIHDPGALHGKKKVLLPSDMSGLKVRPAQSTIGEMVKLFGGTNVQASAPESRDALERGVADEITFPWGSVFLFGIDKVVKYHMDVPLYTTVFTYNIGLKAYNALSDAQKKIIDDHCTPEWASKVTDPWTDFEANGRVKMKALQDHEVYPLTDAQLAEWKKATKPLRDSWAEQVKKSGGDPAAVEADLQNALKKYDAGL
- a CDS encoding TRAP transporter small permease — its product is MDRFIDAIEWIAAFFVGIVALNTFLAVFMRKFFSVTIPDYYNFGQFMLGVLIFWGIAATSYRGSHITVDLVWAAASPRWQRIIDIFATLVLLFVVSVQTYTLFDKVVTTKADHIVTMDLQIPIWPFYLVSWIGDVSAVLLIAIRTFRLIFHPEQMREVRMKPVE